A region of Panicum virgatum strain AP13 chromosome 8N, P.virgatum_v5, whole genome shotgun sequence DNA encodes the following proteins:
- the LOC120685563 gene encoding uncharacterized protein LOC120685563, which translates to MPSYAPAAAVPRPSASASASRPRNRKPSPSRPPSPATAPKPKAAAAAAAAGSTARRRSPLSDLNSRDASAARERPGCFRFFLPSSAASGSRSASTPRTPRRPDPKPQPAARRPDRLPDQESRTRAEREPRRRGPEPGAGKKQWPAKGRRPEQLEALTPEQKKAGPGATPPTGATPPVHASISPEVAAAAACGSATPACFAAGHHVLPGVGDRRKCRPRGILAIAGEGGPAGEDLGAEPSRASIRWLSSPSGAEAGTCSTKCGGDEEASMNWLVSPRDEGGADLLEDEIFVPRCSSEDAFWRFSPDCTGLLGSPLLGGLLDFGTPASDMSGTMPSSGFLPVQKTPSSGDSISPFSLIVKRASESSARLHSLCAQKGLGSSYRSCSAADLTPMSGESWPESISNGTRSGLTRTGSRPMKMMDPVLECFEMMSLSPRPGDDDYDGNGALPAPLPELSFQFTGAPMSLESVDLSFFKRSPRDVELKGKETSFRKPVMSETRISWREGLVSRMFDVGDLDCCKWISDDEDSPVLSHKDEALPDSTNSQTGGNPQEACGFGSIEFNCVGGELNNDSSKASSNPVPIAESMRAEGFELVSSDDSDWTLFYKNDLYES; encoded by the coding sequence ATGCCCTCctacgcccccgccgccgccgtgccgcggccATCCGCCTCCGCTTCCGCCTCCAGGCCCCGGAACCGGAAGCCCTCCCCCTCCCGGCCCCCGTCCCCCGCGACGGCGCCCAagcccaaggcggcggcggcggcggcggcggccgggagcaccgctcgccgccgcagcccgctcTCGGACCTCAACTCCAGGGACGCATCGGCCGCGCGCGAGCGCCCCGGGTGCTTccgcttcttcctcccctcctccgccgcgtcggGATCCAGGTCCGCCTCCACCCCGCGGACCCCCAGGCGCCCGGACCCCAAGCCTCAGCCCGCCGCCCGGAGGCCCGACCGGCTCCCGGACCAGGAGTCGAGGACCCGCGCGGAGCGAGAGCCGCGGAGGCGGGGGCCGGAGCCCGGCGCCGGGAAGAAGCAGTGGCCGGCGAAGGGGCGGCGCCCGGAGCAGCTCGAGGCGCTGACGCCGGAGCAGAAGAAGGCCGGCCCGGGGGCCACGCCGCCGACCGGCGCGACGCCGCCGGTCCACGCGTCGATCTCgcccgaggtggcggcggcggcggcgtgcgggtccGCGACGCCGGCGTGCTTCGCGGCGGGCCACCACGTGCTGCCCGGCGTCGGGGACCGCCGCAAGTGCCGCCCGCGGGGCATCCTGGCGATCGCGGGGGAGGGTgggccggccggcgaggacCTCGGCGCAGAGCCGTCCCGCGCGTCCATCCGCTGGCTGTCCTCGCCGTCGGGGGCCGAGGCCGGGACGTGCTCGACGAaatgcggcggcgacgaggaggcgtCGATGAACTGGCTGGTGTCCCCGCGCGACGAGGGCGGGGCTGACCTGCTCGAGGACGAGATCTTCGTGCCCAGGTGCTCCTCGGAGGACGCGTTCTGGCGATTCTCCCCGGACTGCACGGGGCTGTTAGGCTCGCCGCTGCTTGGCGGGCTGCTGGACTTCGGCACGCCAGCGTCGGACATGTCCGGGACGATGCCGTCCTCAGGTTTTCTCCCCGTGCAGAAGACGCCGAGCAGCGGAGATAGCATCAGTCCCTTCTCGCTTATCGTCAAGAGGGCGTCGGAGTCCTCTGCCAGATTACACAGTTTGTGTGCCCAGAAGGGTCTGGGCAGCAGCTACCGCAGCTGTTCGGCGGCGGATTTGACACCAATGTCTGGTGAGTCATGGCCTGAAAGTATCAGCAATGGAACACGGTCTGGATTGACAAGAACAGGCAGTCGtccgatgaagatgatggaCCCAGTGCTGGAATGCTTTGAGATGATGAGTTTGTCCCCGAGGCCCGGGGATGATGACTATGATGGAAATGGCGCGCTGCCTGCGCCGTTGCCTGAGCTAAGCTTCCAATTTACAGGAGCTCCAATGTCTCTTGAATCAGTAGACTTGTCCTTCTTTAAGAGGTCTCCACGTGACGTAGAATTGAAGGGGAAGGAGACGAGTTTTAGGAAACCGGTCATGTCAGAGACTCGGATCTCCTGGCGAGAAGGTCTTGTTAGCAGAATGTTTGATGTTGGCGACTTGGATTGCTGCAAATGGATATCTGATGATGAAGATTCACCAGTGCTTTCGCACAAGGATGAGGCTTTGCCTGACAGTACCAATTCTCAGACAGGTGGCAACCCGCAGGAAGCATGTGGTTTTGGCTCTATTGAGTTCAATTGTGTCGGTGGTGAACTGAACAACGACAGCAGCAAGGCCTCTTCAAACCCAGTCCCAATTGCCGAGTCCATGAGAGCAGAAGGATTCGAGCTCGTCTCATCCGATGATTCTGACTGGACTCTCTTCTACAAGAATGACTTGTATGAGTCATGA